DNA sequence from the Xanthocytophaga agilis genome:
TGTATCAATTTTACATAATTATAGCTCCACTCTTTACATAAATCAAATAGGAACTATTAAACTGGAGGAAATACTTTTATATCTTGCTCAATGAAATACTTACTATTACTCTTTATTTCCATTCAGTTAGTATCCTGCAAAACTAAAAAACAACCAGTAGAAAAGATATCACTCTCTGATACAATTGTAAAGTTGAGTCCACCAGAGATAATTCAGCAACACCTGAATATAATAGATAGCCTTCGTGCCAATGATGAACCACTAGAAACTGAAAATGAAAGATTAAAACAAACATTAATCCATTACAAACATCAATTCTTTCTTATGAAGGATACACTAAATTTTGACTGGCTATATATTGTAAAATCAAAAGATCAAAATTTATGTCTAATCTCATGGGATACCAGAATGGGTGGAAGTATGATTGAGTATGCCACGATGGCATTATTTAAAGATTCAAATAATCAGCTAAAGTCCCGACTGTTGATTGATTCAACAGATAAGCATCTATCCAACTCATATATGCATTATGATACTATTTATACTGTAAATCAAAAAGATGAAATATTCTACTTAGCCCAGGGATTTGGACAAGGTTCTTCAAGTCTCCCATGGCAAGAAATAAAGGCATTGGAGATTAAAAACAATAAATTAATAGACCTCAGGATCTTTCCAGATTATAGTCCGGATATATTTGGAGATTTTACACCTGGCTTTCAAAACAAGCTCTTTGTCGAATTTGACCTTCATAAATTTGGAGATAATGACAAAGTTCCAGAAATAAGGTTGCAAGACAAAGGAAAAACAATACTTGTTCCTTTACCAACTCACGAAGAAGGCTTTTCAGGAAAGTACCAAAGACTAATTTTCAAGGATGGCAATTACCATGTAAAACAATATAAGTGACACACGTTCTGTTTTCCTTTTAGATCATAACTACCAACTAAAGTTATAAAACACCATCTACTTGTTTATACCAGTATATATTTTTACGAAAATCGTTTACTACTTTTTCTATATCTTAGTTTTGTTTCCATCAATATTGCCTTACAAAACACTGGAAGTGGAAAACAAAATTGGCAAGCATAGATTTTTCAGAGGTAAATTTTACTAATAGAGTTACTTTCTCAACCTGATAAAAATTTTAAAAAGAACTTTCAATGTATGAATGACGCTATTTCCTAAACGGGAGGTAACTTTTTAAATGTAACTTTGAGGCATCAATAACAATACGATTGATTATATGAAGAAATTTATACTTTTTCCCCTCCTTACATTTCTGTTAACTATTGTATCTGGTTCAACCAGCATGCTGAATAAACCATTAGATATTTTCGTATTCGAAGTTGAAAGTACAGAAGAATTTAAAGGATTTGGTACTGGTAGCGGTTATACTTATCCAATTAAAGGCTACAAGTTTTTTGCTGTTTATATACACTGCACTAATTCTACAGGACAAGACCAACCCATAAATCTGGAAGATATATGTTTGTTGGATTTTGGAAAGAAGATAAAGTACAAGCCTGACTTCATCATGAAACCGGCTTTGATTACACTTTTCCAAAAGGCAAATAAAACAATTAAAGGCAATGAGTCTCTCTACACAAGATTGGTCTATAGCATTCCCAAAGAACTGAAACCCACCCATCTATCTTATAACCAAAATCTTATAGAACTAATACCTGGAGCAGGATTACCTCCTGAACTAGTGAAACCAGCAGAAGAGCCTAAGAAAGATGGATTTTAACTGATTCTATCTATTCCAGCATCATGATTGATTGGTAATTAAAATTTTGTAATATATAATCGTATTTGTTTGATTCTTTACAGAAGGATTACTATACAAAAACTTTTTCTTCTTGCCTTTATAGTCCTGTGTATAAATTATCAATCATATTCACAGAGATTTACTCTGGAGAAACCAGATTCAACAAATATATATTATCAGATTATCACACAAAGAACCAAACAGCTAAAGTTAAAAAAACTAGAACAAGGAAGCCCTAAAGCGGAAATCAGGCTTTGGACTATCTTTGAGCTCAGATACTTCAATGATCTTGTTGTATTATCTCAAAATGATACTTCCTGGCAGGCACTTTATTATCCTCATATTTCTATACCTGGCACAAAAAATACTTCGGATACACTAAAATCTGTTATAGTATCTCTTCATCCTGTTAATGGGTGGAATATGTTACTAAAGACGCTACATGATAACCATGTGTTCTCATTACCAGATATGGATAAGATCAATAGACTCGTTGATAATTGGGCGGATGGTACTACCTACATTGTTGAAGTTGCAACTCCTACAATGTATCGTTTCTATAGATATCATCTACCAGAGGAATTTTCGAATGAATTTCAGCAGGCACAGCAGATGGTCAATATAGTCAGTGCAGTAGAAGAAACATTTATGCTAAAAAAACAGAGGAAAAAACAGGAAAGACTATTAAGAAAATAAAAGAAAATTATACACACTTCTTATGCCACATTGTTGGCGTCACAGAAAGACTTGCATACAATTCACGACAGCAGAATATTTGCGGTGAATTCCAATCAGATTTTGTTTTTGCGGTGAGTTATGCGCAAACAAAAAAATGATCGGAGTTGCGGTCAAAATAAAAATTGCTGTGAATAAAACGCAATCTCTTCATTGAATAAACAAACTGGATTATTTTTACTAAAAATCTTTTGCAGTAAACTATGCGCAGACAGAATCTTCTCTTCAAAGACAACTACAAACTTTATTTACATTTGGATTAGACCATAACATACTATTGTGTTTGTTTATTCCAAACGCAATAGTATGGTTTTAGTATTTATTTCTTACCCCAGAATAAAGCTACACATCCCTGTACCTCAACACCAAACTCACGATATCTTTTCGATAAACTTTGTCGCAGGCTTTGCAAATCATCTTGTGTATTACTGAAAATACCTTTCTTGTTATATATACTCATCAACTTTCTGGCAGGATATCCTCGTTTCACATCACCCTGTAAAATGGTTGATCCAAATAGAACACCGTTTTCATTCAGTAAGGGATGCAAATAATCCAGTAAAACTGCCTTTTGAGAAAGAGGACCTGGCAAACAATGAAACAAATAATTTATGGAGATAGAGTCAAAAGAAGCAATGCTTTGTGTTACAGGCTCAAGCACATTGTGTTTATATGTTTCCGGTTTATAACGGTTAATGCGTGCGGCTGCGGCATGTAAGCTGTTCTCATTCAGATCCATCAAAGCTACCCGAGGATTAGCAACAGGAAACTTGCAACGATCCAGAAAATAGCCTGTACCTACTCCTACATCCAGATGATTGGCTGAAACATGCTGATTAAATAGTGACAATATCCTAGAAGATGGACACTTCCAGATAAATGAATTGGAAATACCCAATACCCATATGTCATATATGGACAATACAGAGCGAGAATAAATGGCCTGACCGGCAATGACTTCTTCAGATGTTTTCATACAGGCTGCCAAACTAGTTCATTTTAGGCAAACATTCAAAAGTATAGCTAATGGATACTTTTTTCGTAAGTATTGGGTGATATATATACTCATTTCCGATTAATCTATATATCAATCTAAAATAGTATCCTTATGCAATCAAATTCTTCAAAACTACCCATAACATCCGAAGAGAAGGAGCTCATTCTTGCAGCCTATCAAGCATTTAATGCCCGTAATGTAGATACGGCTTTAACTCTCATGACACCTGATGTGCACTGGCCCAATGGCATGGAAGGAGGTTATGTATACGGCCCCGCAGAAGTAAAGAGTTATTGGTTAAGACAATGGACTATGATCAACCCTACAGTACAGCCTTCTAGTATACATAAAGACAACACTGGACGAATAGTTGTAGAAGTACATCAGGTGGTGAAGGATTTGTCTGGTAATCACTTACAGGATAAAATGCTTTACCATCTATATACTTTAACAGAAGGATTGATTAAACACATGGAAATACGTGAGTTATGATCTATAAACTTTCAACTTATGCATTATGCTTCATAAGACATTGATTTACCAGCTATCTCTGCTTATACACTAAAAACAGTATTTGTCAGCTGTTCACAAGCGAACATATCCTGTCCGCTTGTGAACAATACATGCAAGGTAAATTTATCAAAATCCCTATTTCAGACTATAAATACAGGTTGCAAGCAAATGGCAATGCATTTGTAATGCATTAGAAGACCAGAAATTGTTCTATCTGTTAAATCATTTATAATCTGAAAATTCTATGCTAAAAAACTATCTCAAAACTGCCTGGCGAAATCTTGTAAAAGACAAGACGCATTCCTTTATTAATGTGATGGGTTTATCTATTGGCATGGCTGTAGCGATGGCAATAGGTTTATGGATGTATGATGAAGTTTCTTATAATAAAAGTTTCAAGAACTATGATCGGATAGCACAAGTAATTCAGAATCTGAACAACAACGGAGAAGTGCAAACCTGGTGGGCAGTACCCTATCCACTGGCAGAGGAGTTGCGCACAAATTATAGTAGTGACTTTAAGCATATTGCCATGGCAGTAAACTGGGGAGAACATCTGCTCACCATTGGAGATAAAAAGCTAAAGCAAACAGGAGGTTTCTTCGAAAAAGAGATGCCAGATATATTTACAATTGCTATGCAGAGAGGAAGTCACAACTCCTTACAGGATCCTTCTTCTATACTCATTTCTGCTTCTGCAGCCAAGTCCTATTTTGGAGACGGAGAGGCACTCAATAAATCAATTCAGATAGATAAGTTACCACCTGTTAAAGTAGCTGGTATATATGAGGACTTCCCACAAAACTCAACCTTTGCCAACCTCCACTTTATCGCCTCCTGGGATTTCTATTACAAGAACAGTGACATACAGAAAATGCAGGACCCATGGCGCCCCAACTTCACCAGCTTATTTGTTGAGCTAAATGAGAATGCAGACATAGACGCCGTAAATCAAAGAATACGGGATGCCAAACTGAGAAAGATAAATTCTGAACTACAAAAGAAAAAACCTGCCTTATTTCTGATGCCGATGAGTGGATGGCATCTGTATTCTGAGTTTAAAAACGGAGTTAATACCGGAGGTGCTATACAATATGTATGGATGTTCGGCATTATAGGTGGGTTTGTATTATTGTTGGCTTGCATCAATTTTATGAATCTGTCAACTGCCAGAAGTGAGAAACGTGCCAAGGAAGTGGGTATTCGCAAAGCCATTGGATCACTACGAAATCAATTGATTGCTCAATTTTTTAGTGAATCTTTTCTGACGGTTCTTTTTGCTTTTGTATTATCAACCTTGTTTGTCCGGTTTTCTCTTTCATTCTTTAATGAAATAGCAGACAAGCAGATGCAAATGCCCTGGAATAGTGTAATTTTCTGGTTAATCTGTTCTCTATTTGTCCTTATTACAGCTCTGATATCTGGTAGTTATCCAGCTGCTTATCTATCTTCCTTTAAACCAGTAAAAGTCCTGAAAGGAACTTTTAAAGCGGGTCGCAATGCAGCAATTCCACGTAAAGTGTTAATGGTAGTGCAATTTACTGTTTCCGTTACCCTTATCATTGGCACAATTGTAGTCTATCAGCAAATACAGTTTGCCAAGGATAGGCCTGTAGGTTACTCCAGAGCTAACCTTCTCCAGATTTCCACCTCAGGAGATGCCATCCATTCCCATTTCAATGCAGTAAAAGACGAATTACTACAATCTGGCGTCATTACCCATATAGCAGAGTCAGAAAGTCCTACTACGGATATCTGGAATACAACAAGTGGTGTGAAATGGCCGGGTAAAGATCCTAACCTGTCCACTGACTTTGGGGTTCTTTCTATCTCTTTCGACTATGGAAAAACCATTGGATGGCAGATAAAAGAAGGACGAGACTTCTCTCAAAAATTCACTACTGACTCTTCGGCTGTAATTTTGAATGAAACAGCAGTTCGCTTTATGAATTTAAAAAATCCTATAGGTCAAACCATAACCTGGTGGGATCAACCATTAAAAGTGATCGGCGTGGTACACGACATGGTTATGGGTTCTCCCTATTCAGAGGCAAAACCAAGTATTTATGGTATTCTGAATTATCCGGGAAACCTGAACATTCTTAAACTTAATCCCAAAATAAGTGCAGTTGAAGCCTTAAATAAAATAGAACCACTTTATAAAAAATTCAATCCAGACCAACCATTTGAGTACAGCTTTGTAGATGATGACTATGCCAAGAAGTTTGGCAATGAGGAACGAGTTGGAAAGCTGGCAAACATCTTTGCTGTATTAGCTATCATTATTTCCTGTCTGGGATTATTTGGACTTACTTCATTTGTCGCCGAACAACGAAAAAAAGAAATTGGAGTACGAAAGGTATTGGGAGCCTCTGT
Encoded proteins:
- a CDS encoding class I SAM-dependent methyltransferase is translated as MKTSEEVIAGQAIYSRSVLSIYDIWVLGISNSFIWKCPSSRILSLFNQHVSANHLDVGVGTGYFLDRCKFPVANPRVALMDLNENSLHAAAARINRYKPETYKHNVLEPVTQSIASFDSISINYLFHCLPGPLSQKAVLLDYLHPLLNENGVLFGSTILQGDVKRGYPARKLMSIYNKKGIFSNTQDDLQSLRQSLSKRYREFGVEVQGCVALFWGKK
- a CDS encoding nuclear transport factor 2 family protein, yielding MQSNSSKLPITSEEKELILAAYQAFNARNVDTALTLMTPDVHWPNGMEGGYVYGPAEVKSYWLRQWTMINPTVQPSSIHKDNTGRIVVEVHQVVKDLSGNHLQDKMLYHLYTLTEGLIKHMEIREL
- a CDS encoding ABC transporter permease, which codes for MLKNYLKTAWRNLVKDKTHSFINVMGLSIGMAVAMAIGLWMYDEVSYNKSFKNYDRIAQVIQNLNNNGEVQTWWAVPYPLAEELRTNYSSDFKHIAMAVNWGEHLLTIGDKKLKQTGGFFEKEMPDIFTIAMQRGSHNSLQDPSSILISASAAKSYFGDGEALNKSIQIDKLPPVKVAGIYEDFPQNSTFANLHFIASWDFYYKNSDIQKMQDPWRPNFTSLFVELNENADIDAVNQRIRDAKLRKINSELQKKKPALFLMPMSGWHLYSEFKNGVNTGGAIQYVWMFGIIGGFVLLLACINFMNLSTARSEKRAKEVGIRKAIGSLRNQLIAQFFSESFLTVLFAFVLSTLFVRFSLSFFNEIADKQMQMPWNSVIFWLICSLFVLITALISGSYPAAYLSSFKPVKVLKGTFKAGRNAAIPRKVLMVVQFTVSVTLIIGTIVVYQQIQFAKDRPVGYSRANLLQISTSGDAIHSHFNAVKDELLQSGVITHIAESESPTTDIWNTTSGVKWPGKDPNLSTDFGVLSISFDYGKTIGWQIKEGRDFSQKFTTDSSAVILNETAVRFMNLKNPIGQTITWWDQPLKVIGVVHDMVMGSPYSEAKPSIYGILNYPGNLNILKLNPKISAVEALNKIEPLYKKFNPDQPFEYSFVDDDYAKKFGNEERVGKLANIFAVLAIIISCLGLFGLTSFVAEQRKKEIGVRKVLGASVWNVWSLLSKDFLVLFGISFLIAIPLSSYFMQNWLQNYTYRTSLSWFIFVAAGIGSLSITLLVVSFQAIRAAIANPVRSLRTE